One Cupriavidus necator N-1 DNA window includes the following coding sequences:
- a CDS encoding SDR family NAD(P)-dependent oxidoreductase produces MKMSNGFDTEFFAERFGLRGLTAIVTGAGSGLGRQAARTLAATGAHIALLGRRPEPLQETAKLIAQAGGTARAVPVDVADQEAVRLALDDIQQSMPPLWALVNNAGVGGRAALFDVDEKMFDRVFDVNTKAALLMSTAFARRLIDRQLPGRIINICSLAAQTHSPHLGIYGSSKAALEHLTRTMAHEWACHGINVNAISPGYIETDINRAMFQSPAGRKIVEGLPRRRLGTPEALDGALLTLASPASAFMTGSTLVVDDGQGFSIC; encoded by the coding sequence ATGAAGATGAGCAATGGCTTTGACACGGAGTTTTTCGCCGAGCGCTTCGGCCTGCGCGGACTGACGGCAATCGTTACCGGCGCTGGCTCGGGACTTGGGCGGCAGGCGGCAAGGACGCTGGCCGCCACCGGCGCGCATATCGCCCTGCTGGGCAGGCGGCCGGAGCCGCTGCAGGAAACTGCAAAACTGATCGCACAAGCCGGCGGTACAGCGCGGGCCGTTCCCGTCGATGTTGCCGATCAGGAAGCCGTGCGGCTTGCCTTGGATGACATCCAGCAAAGCATGCCGCCGCTATGGGCGCTTGTGAACAATGCGGGCGTCGGCGGGCGCGCGGCGCTGTTCGACGTGGACGAGAAGATGTTCGACCGGGTATTCGACGTGAACACGAAGGCCGCGTTGCTGATGTCTACCGCCTTCGCACGCCGGCTCATCGACAGGCAGTTGCCGGGACGCATCATCAACATATGCTCCCTGGCCGCGCAGACGCACTCGCCGCACCTGGGCATCTACGGCTCCAGCAAGGCAGCGCTGGAGCACTTGACCCGCACGATGGCCCATGAATGGGCGTGCCACGGCATCAACGTCAACGCCATCAGTCCCGGCTACATCGAGACTGACATCAACCGCGCCATGTTCCAGAGCCCCGCGGGCAGGAAGATCGTCGAGGGCCTGCCTCGCCGGCGCCTCGGCACGCCCGAGGCGCTCGATGGCGCGCTGCTGACGCTCGCTTCGCCGGCCAGCGCATTCATGACTGGCTCGACGCTCGTCGTCGATGATGGGCAAGGCTTCAGCATCTGCTAA
- a CDS encoding Rieske (2Fe-2S) protein, which translates to MPDPGWILLGPPESLAPGARKLVFLPDGQSAIVLNLGGQFFAMENSCPHAGASLAGGSCVEHMISCPAHGLRFDIRNGQCTASPSLRIRTYEVVMEDKQLWLRPPGLNC; encoded by the coding sequence ATGCCTGATCCCGGATGGATTCTGCTCGGGCCTCCGGAGTCACTGGCTCCAGGCGCCCGCAAACTGGTCTTCTTGCCAGACGGTCAATCGGCAATCGTGCTCAACCTTGGCGGCCAATTCTTTGCCATGGAAAACAGTTGCCCCCATGCCGGAGCCTCCCTCGCAGGAGGTTCGTGTGTGGAGCACATGATCAGCTGCCCTGCACACGGCTTGCGATTTGACATTCGCAACGGCCAGTGCACCGCATCTCCGAGCTTGCGTATCCGCACCTATGAAGTCGTGATGGAGGACAAGCAACTTTGGCTACGCCCGCCAGGGCTCAATTGCTGA
- a CDS encoding DsbA family protein → MNCSELSGAVPAPAPSQTLRVDFYLDLICPWCWIGLRNLRSAWASLRQQHPGLALETVCHANALLPQIPAQGIPYQAFYEARLGGQRAVAMRRAQIRAVAESVDLSLNFESIATFPNSSLACALVNAAQSRLMPEAMYQLVESIYCAFFSQGQDIGSAQTLQALAQASGFSWDARASSALQSSMGADPAEGVPHLVFNGQWPVTGAVPASELVRVMQQAVLTGRLHSECKSNA, encoded by the coding sequence GTGAATTGCTCTGAACTTTCGGGTGCGGTCCCTGCCCCTGCACCGTCGCAAACTCTGCGCGTTGATTTTTACCTTGACCTGATTTGCCCCTGGTGCTGGATTGGGTTGCGAAATCTGCGTTCGGCATGGGCAAGCCTGCGGCAGCAGCACCCCGGATTGGCGCTGGAGACGGTATGTCATGCCAATGCACTGCTGCCGCAGATTCCTGCCCAAGGCATTCCCTACCAGGCATTTTATGAGGCACGGCTTGGTGGCCAACGGGCGGTGGCGATGCGCCGCGCACAGATTCGCGCCGTGGCAGAATCGGTTGACCTGTCGTTGAACTTCGAAAGCATCGCGACCTTTCCGAATTCGTCGCTGGCATGTGCCTTGGTCAATGCGGCCCAGTCCAGGCTGATGCCGGAGGCCATGTACCAGTTGGTAGAGTCCATCTACTGCGCTTTCTTCTCTCAAGGGCAAGACATCGGTTCAGCGCAGACACTGCAGGCCCTGGCTCAAGCGTCTGGGTTCAGTTGGGACGCCAGGGCGTCCTCTGCGCTCCAGTCCTCAATGGGCGCCGACCCTGCAGAAGGGGTTCCTCATCTCGTCTTCAATGGGCAGTGGCCGGTCACTGGCGCCGTACCGGCCAGCGAGTTGGTTCGCGTCATGCAGCAAGCCGTGTTGACCGGGCGTTTGCACAGCGAGTGCAAATCCAATGCCTGA
- a CDS encoding alpha/beta hydrolase: MNMMCRARHRGLPGTKPPFLSLIAASRHGALARFGRRIQLAGDRGARLVGLGHVGHFDLASEYGPWPTTKE, translated from the coding sequence ATGAATATGATGTGTCGCGCGCGGCATCGCGGCCTGCCTGGGACAAAGCCGCCATTTCTCAGCCTGATAGCAGCCAGCCGTCACGGAGCCCTGGCCAGGTTCGGACGGCGCATTCAATTGGCGGGGGACCGGGGTGCTCGGCTTGTCGGCCTTGGGCATGTCGGTCACTTCGACCTTGCATCCGAATACGGCCCCTGGCCGACCACTAAGGAATGA